The following proteins are encoded in a genomic region of Methylobacterium tardum:
- a CDS encoding ABC transporter substrate-binding protein, producing MLAAAWSGCALAQAPTTFSDGGVRIGLILDMSGVYADVTGPGSAAAAAMAVEDFGKTVLGAPIELVVADHQNKADIAAATAREWFDTGHVDAILDVAASAPALAVAEIAKTKNRIAVFNGPGAVRLTNEACTPVTIHYAYDTYALAGATGLATVKAGGSSWFFIAADYTFGQELARDATTVIHANGGRVLGEVRAPLNTADFSSYLLQAQASGAKVIGLANAGRDTTNAIKQAAEFGLTAGGQRLAALLAYINDVHSLGLPATQGMLLTSGFYWDLDEGTRAFAKRFHERTGRMPNMSQAGVYSAVTHYLKAVQASGTDATEAVMKAMRETPVNDFYAHGGHIREDGRMVHDMYLFQVKAPAASKGEWDLYERIATIPGDQAFQPLSASRCPLVKR from the coding sequence ATGCTGGCCGCAGCTTGGTCGGGGTGCGCCTTGGCGCAAGCGCCGACCACATTCTCAGATGGCGGCGTCCGGATCGGGCTGATCCTCGACATGTCCGGCGTCTACGCCGACGTGACCGGCCCTGGCAGCGCGGCAGCCGCGGCGATGGCGGTGGAAGATTTCGGCAAAACCGTGCTCGGCGCACCGATCGAACTCGTCGTGGCCGACCACCAGAACAAGGCTGACATCGCTGCCGCTACTGCTCGAGAATGGTTCGACACCGGGCACGTCGACGCGATCCTCGACGTGGCCGCGTCCGCCCCAGCTCTCGCGGTGGCCGAGATCGCCAAAACCAAGAACCGGATCGCGGTATTTAACGGACCCGGAGCCGTGCGGCTGACCAACGAGGCCTGCACGCCGGTCACGATACACTACGCCTATGACACTTACGCGCTTGCTGGCGCCACAGGCCTCGCCACGGTGAAGGCCGGTGGAAGCTCATGGTTCTTCATCGCGGCCGACTACACATTCGGGCAGGAGCTCGCTCGAGACGCGACGACGGTAATCCACGCCAACGGAGGTCGAGTGCTCGGTGAGGTGCGGGCACCGCTCAACACAGCCGACTTTTCCTCGTACTTGCTGCAGGCGCAAGCCTCAGGGGCGAAGGTTATCGGCCTCGCCAATGCCGGTCGGGATACAACCAACGCGATCAAGCAGGCAGCCGAATTCGGTCTCACTGCTGGCGGCCAGCGGCTTGCTGCACTGCTCGCCTACATCAATGACGTGCACAGTCTCGGTCTTCCGGCAACACAGGGGATGCTGCTCACCTCCGGCTTCTACTGGGATCTTGACGAAGGCACGCGGGCGTTTGCCAAGCGCTTCCACGAGCGCACCGGCCGAATGCCGAACATGTCCCAGGCAGGCGTCTACTCGGCAGTCACGCACTACCTGAAGGCGGTCCAGGCGAGCGGAACGGACGCGACCGAAGCCGTGATGAAGGCCATGCGCGAAACGCCGGTGAACGACTTCTACGCGCATGGCGGCCACATCCGGGAGGATGGCCGCATGGTCCACGACATGTACCTGTTTCAAGTGAAGGCGCCAGCCGCGTCCAAGGGCGAGTGGGACCTGTACGAGCGTATCGCCACGATACCGGGTGATCAGGCCTTTCAGCCACTCTCGGCCTCACGCTGCCCTTTGGTGAAGCGATGA
- a CDS encoding SPFH domain-containing protein, whose translation MATARLDQSQLGPSAAGKEHHLHPGAVVFDDVNAIAQSFSQGAGLFERRTGQRRRELTDVRCHVRGQQSDLDPFIEGLVAASEAHAQAWFDMDVAHDKPFGKTDNAAREWLTVCKRLLAAPVPRVQRGPMLLSLPPHRLWGHGMDYAIVAAIAAVVMGLALKTLGINQEYERAVLFRLGRLGTTKGPGWYWLIPFADRVVKVDTRTITVQLETQETITRDGVAVKVNAVLWYRAVDPARVVTAVESWRSAIIQAAETGMRDAIGQSDLDQMLKDRVAINKRLLELLSTAAERWGIEIDAVEIKDVDIPEQMQRAIAREAEAIREKRARIIKAEGENEAAQKLAEAAAMIATAPGALELRRLQTLTEIGVEHNSTIIAMLPVELLHAAGRIAGLSTGSAE comes from the coding sequence GTGGCGACCGCCCGTCTCGACCAATCGCAACTTGGGCCGTCGGCGGCCGGTAAGGAACATCACCTGCACCCAGGTGCCGTCGTCTTCGACGACGTGAACGCGATAGCGCAGTCCTTCAGCCAGGGCGCGGGCTTGTTCGAGCGTCGTACTGGCCAGCGTCGCCGTGAACTCACCGACGTGCGCTGCCATGTTCGCGGCCAGCAATCCGATCTCGACCCCTTCATCGAAGGACTGGTCGCGGCCAGCGAAGCGCATGCGCAGGCCTGGTTCGATATGGATGTGGCGCATGACAAGCCCTTCGGGAAGACTGACAATGCAGCGCGGGAATGGTTAACGGTCTGTAAACGTCTGCTTGCCGCACCTGTACCGAGGGTTCAGCGCGGGCCAATGCTGCTGTCGCTGCCGCCGCACCGGCTCTGGGGGCATGGAATGGATTACGCGATCGTCGCTGCCATTGCGGCTGTTGTCATGGGGCTTGCCCTCAAAACGCTCGGCATCAATCAGGAGTACGAGCGAGCGGTGCTCTTTCGCCTCGGTCGGCTTGGAACGACCAAGGGGCCGGGTTGGTACTGGCTGATCCCGTTCGCCGACCGCGTCGTCAAGGTCGACACCCGAACCATCACCGTCCAGCTCGAGACCCAGGAGACGATCACCCGCGACGGCGTCGCCGTCAAAGTGAACGCGGTACTCTGGTATCGGGCCGTCGACCCTGCTCGCGTGGTCACAGCGGTCGAGTCGTGGCGCTCAGCCATCATCCAGGCGGCCGAGACCGGCATGCGCGACGCCATCGGCCAAAGTGACCTCGATCAGATGCTGAAGGATCGGGTCGCCATCAACAAACGCCTGCTCGAACTGCTCTCGACTGCAGCTGAGCGCTGGGGAATTGAGATCGACGCGGTCGAGATTAAGGATGTCGATATCCCGGAGCAGATGCAGCGCGCCATCGCGCGGGAGGCTGAGGCAATTCGCGAGAAGCGGGCGCGAATTATCAAGGCTGAGGGCGAGAACGAAGCAGCTCAGAAACTTGCCGAGGCCGCGGCGATGATCGCGACCGCGCCAGGTGCTTTGGAACTGCGGCGGCTTCAGACCCTGACGGAGATCGGAGTCGAGCATAACAGTACGATCATAGCCATGCTGCCTGTCGAGCTTCTGCATGCTGCTGGAAGGATCGCCGGTCTGTCCACGGGAAGCGCTGAGTAG
- a CDS encoding helix-turn-helix transcriptional regulator, whose amino-acid sequence MADATVDQAQLRQIVAGMSEGVILICPDQTITYANAAALAMHGVAALGDLGETVSEYRRNFVVHYRNHHEIGPVQHPLDRVLAGERFHDAVVEVRQARNPEHVWMHRIRNIVTTDEKGRPSALALILQDVSDRYEAEARFEAMFRANPAPAIVCRLADLRYVKVNRGFLDLTGYERDDVLGRSFSQIDLLTGAEHRAQAIEHLHAGKTIPQMEACLRVPKDADKYVIVAGHPIVMPGGTPCMLFTFADLEDRRKAEAELRASEERFAKAFSLNPIPTVLLSADEHVPSSANEAFAHLFGTPENRAEAAALWTDQSERERFRCELERHGQVRGFEARLRTQDGGECACSLTAVRVTIDSAPYILCAVQDIAERKRNEQELAKAIEAVMGDASWFSRGVIEKLAALRNPSDGETASIAVEALTARERDMLTRICAGASDATIAADLGLSPNTVRNHVTRLYRKLGVNRRSAVVVWARERGIGAEPLIDRPKGRKLVRKHQAD is encoded by the coding sequence ATGGCCGACGCGACGGTGGATCAAGCTCAGCTGCGCCAGATCGTGGCCGGCATGAGCGAGGGCGTCATCCTGATCTGCCCGGATCAGACGATCACGTACGCCAACGCCGCCGCTCTAGCGATGCATGGCGTCGCCGCTCTCGGCGACCTCGGCGAGACGGTGAGCGAGTACCGTCGCAACTTCGTGGTTCACTACCGCAATCATCACGAGATCGGACCCGTGCAGCACCCGCTCGACCGGGTCCTGGCGGGCGAGCGGTTCCACGATGCCGTCGTGGAAGTCCGCCAAGCGCGCAATCCAGAGCACGTCTGGATGCACCGCATCCGCAACATCGTCACAACGGACGAGAAAGGACGGCCCAGCGCCCTCGCTTTGATCCTGCAGGACGTGAGCGACCGCTACGAGGCCGAGGCGCGCTTCGAGGCCATGTTCCGCGCCAACCCCGCGCCGGCTATCGTCTGCCGTCTGGCTGACCTTCGCTACGTCAAGGTCAATCGAGGCTTTCTCGACCTGACCGGCTACGAGCGCGACGACGTCCTCGGCCGCTCCTTCAGCCAGATCGATCTGCTCACGGGAGCTGAGCACAGAGCTCAGGCGATCGAGCATCTGCACGCCGGCAAGACGATACCGCAGATGGAAGCTTGCCTGCGCGTGCCCAAGGATGCGGACAAGTACGTCATCGTGGCCGGTCACCCCATCGTCATGCCGGGCGGCACACCGTGCATGTTGTTCACCTTCGCGGATCTGGAAGACCGCCGCAAAGCCGAAGCCGAGTTGCGCGCGAGCGAGGAGCGCTTCGCCAAGGCCTTCTCACTCAACCCGATCCCGACCGTACTCCTGAGCGCGGACGAGCACGTCCCGTCCAGCGCCAACGAGGCCTTCGCGCACCTGTTCGGGACGCCGGAGAACCGCGCGGAGGCGGCGGCCCTTTGGACCGACCAGAGTGAACGTGAGCGCTTCCGGTGTGAGCTCGAACGCCACGGACAGGTTCGTGGCTTCGAGGCTAGACTGCGGACGCAGGACGGTGGGGAGTGTGCCTGCTCGCTCACGGCCGTGCGGGTGACCATAGACAGTGCACCCTACATCCTGTGCGCTGTGCAGGACATCGCCGAGCGCAAGCGCAACGAGCAGGAGCTAGCCAAGGCCATCGAGGCGGTGATGGGCGACGCTTCCTGGTTCAGCCGTGGCGTGATCGAGAAGCTAGCGGCATTGCGCAACCCTTCTGACGGGGAGACCGCATCGATCGCTGTCGAGGCGCTCACGGCCCGCGAGCGGGACATGCTCACTCGCATCTGTGCCGGGGCGAGCGATGCCACGATCGCAGCCGACCTCGGGCTGTCGCCCAACACGGTGCGCAACCACGTCACACGGCTCTACCGCAAACTCGGGGTCAACCGCCGCAGTGCCGTTGTGGTCTGGGCACGCGAGCGCGGGATCGGCGCCGAGCCGCTGATCGATCGCCCAAAGGGACGCAAGTTGGTGCGAAAACACCAAGCGGATTAG
- a CDS encoding YsnF/AvaK domain-containing protein gives MTAHEPNQREQRQPTHQDEAPTQLATGESLAIPVVEETARIEKQVVETGRVRVRTETETHDQILRESLRSDSVAVTRVPVNRTLAAGEAAPVARVEDGVTIIPVLEEILVVEKRLVLKEEVHIRKASADEDVEVPVTLRRQRAVVERLSADGQTTDTTAQTGSEETSS, from the coding sequence ATGACCGCTCACGAACCGAATCAGCGAGAGCAGCGGCAGCCGACTCACCAGGACGAGGCTCCGACGCAGCTCGCGACCGGCGAGAGCCTTGCGATCCCGGTGGTCGAGGAGACTGCCCGGATCGAGAAGCAGGTCGTCGAAACCGGTCGAGTCCGGGTCAGGACCGAGACGGAGACGCACGATCAGATCCTGCGCGAGAGCCTGCGCAGCGACAGCGTCGCAGTAACCCGGGTGCCGGTGAACCGTACACTCGCCGCTGGCGAAGCTGCGCCGGTTGCCCGGGTCGAGGACGGGGTGACGATCATCCCAGTCCTGGAAGAGATCCTCGTCGTCGAGAAGCGCCTCGTCCTGAAGGAAGAGGTGCACATCCGCAAGGCTTCTGCGGATGAGGACGTCGAGGTCCCGGTGACGCTGCGCCGGCAGCGCGCCGTGGTCGAACGCCTGTCGGCCGACGGGCAAACCACCGACACGACAGCCCAAACGGGTTCAGAGGAGACCTCATCATGA
- a CDS encoding YsnF/AvaK domain-containing protein, giving the protein MTQTITALFDKPAEAQAAQAKLVAAGIPQSAIKLVQGAQTARTSGSYDYHKDEGGFWGSLKDFFMPEEDRYAYSEGLSRGGTLLTVQTDQAQLETAYDILEQNGSVDLDQREASWRKEGWGGYSATGGTTTATGGTTAATGSTAGTSGAAAYAAGERSAAGAMAGGKDYIPVVEERLNVGKRVAESGRVRVRSYVVEKPVEEQVTLRDETVHVDRRPVDRAPTAADEALFENRVIEATEMREQAVVNKDARVVEEVGIHKDAGQRTETVTDKVRRTEVEVEDERGNVSRTGTTGTTTGTTPRKPV; this is encoded by the coding sequence ATGACGCAGACGATCACCGCGCTGTTCGACAAGCCCGCCGAGGCACAGGCCGCGCAAGCCAAACTCGTGGCCGCCGGCATCCCGCAATCGGCGATCAAGCTCGTGCAGGGCGCGCAGACAGCGCGCACGAGCGGCTCGTACGACTACCACAAGGACGAGGGCGGCTTCTGGGGTTCGCTCAAGGACTTCTTCATGCCTGAGGAGGATCGCTACGCCTACAGCGAGGGTCTGAGCCGCGGCGGCACGTTGCTCACGGTGCAGACCGATCAGGCCCAACTCGAGACCGCCTACGACATCCTGGAGCAGAACGGCTCGGTCGATCTCGACCAGCGCGAGGCCTCCTGGCGCAAGGAAGGCTGGGGCGGGTACTCGGCGACGGGCGGCACGACCACAGCCACGGGCGGCACCACTGCGGCGACCGGCTCTACTGCTGGGACGTCCGGAGCGGCGGCCTACGCGGCAGGTGAGCGCTCTGCAGCGGGAGCGATGGCTGGCGGGAAGGACTACATCCCGGTCGTCGAGGAGCGGCTCAACGTCGGCAAGCGCGTGGCCGAGAGTGGTCGGGTGCGGGTGCGCTCCTACGTCGTCGAGAAGCCGGTCGAGGAGCAGGTCACATTGCGCGACGAGACCGTCCACGTTGACCGGCGGCCGGTCGATCGCGCGCCCACTGCGGCCGACGAGGCCCTGTTCGAGAACCGGGTCATCGAGGCGACCGAGATGCGCGAGCAGGCGGTGGTCAACAAGGACGCCCGCGTGGTCGAGGAAGTCGGCATCCACAAGGACGCCGGGCAGCGTACCGAGACGGTAACCGACAAAGTCCGCCGGACCGAGGTCGAGGTCGAGGACGAGCGCGGGAATGTCAGCCGCACCGGCACCACCGGTACGACCACCGGCACCACGCCGCGCAAGCCTGTCTGA
- a CDS encoding YidB family protein, which yields MVEQFTRAGHGDTINSWIGSGQNQPIAPQDLGAALGPETVGQLSQQTGMGSNDLLSQLSHLLPGVVDQLTPHGRMPTEQEHAQW from the coding sequence TTGGTGGAGCAGTTCACCCGTGCCGGGCACGGCGACACGATCAACTCTTGGATTGGCTCGGGGCAGAACCAGCCAATCGCGCCTCAGGATCTCGGCGCCGCACTCGGTCCTGAAACGGTGGGTCAGCTCTCCCAGCAGACAGGCATGGGCAGCAACGACCTCTTGTCCCAGCTCTCACATCTTCTACCGGGTGTGGTGGATCAGCTCACGCCGCACGGCCGGATGCCGACCGAGCAGGAGCATGCACAATGGTAG
- a CDS encoding TadE/TadG family type IV pilus assembly protein — protein MMKLGGAKHPLGVALRKLAIRSRAFSGERCGGVVVIFALSSMVLVGLVGGGIDYARLAYRRTQLQTATDVGTLAGGNMLKLAQTTTDRQSISGVTEQAIRDNAKPTTGVPFTVQVSISADGTSVSAQTQEIFPLAFGKIFGVPSATINVGARSSLVGKTRLCVLALDPSSDGTLTAQDQASVTASQCSVYSDSASPSGVTLQNQATILATSICSAGGSAVSTSNSPQPGPKSGCPSLKDPLAVIAPPSSSGCTYTNTVVTSSRTLSPCTYCNGLKVTSGATATLSQGVYIIDTGPLTVDGNATLTGSYVGIYLKNQQTTLNLTAASTIDLTAPKDGPMSGLLFYEDPTAPLLREHRISSNGAHQLLGTIYMPRGKLTVDSHGAVADQSAYTVIVSRQLKVASSANLTMNAMYSASDVPVPSGVGNIGGRLLLTQ, from the coding sequence ATGATGAAGCTCGGGGGGGCGAAACATCCCTTAGGGGTGGCTTTGCGCAAGTTGGCCATCCGAAGCCGGGCGTTCAGCGGGGAGCGCTGCGGCGGGGTTGTCGTGATCTTCGCCCTCAGCTCAATGGTACTCGTCGGCCTTGTAGGCGGAGGTATCGACTACGCTCGACTCGCGTATCGCCGGACACAGCTACAGACGGCCACAGATGTGGGCACGCTTGCCGGCGGCAACATGCTCAAGCTGGCGCAGACCACCACAGATAGGCAATCGATCAGCGGCGTCACCGAACAGGCGATCCGCGACAATGCCAAGCCCACGACCGGCGTGCCATTCACCGTCCAGGTGAGCATCAGTGCCGACGGAACTAGCGTCAGCGCCCAGACGCAGGAGATCTTCCCGCTGGCCTTCGGCAAGATCTTCGGCGTGCCGTCGGCGACGATCAACGTGGGCGCACGATCCAGCTTGGTCGGCAAGACACGGCTGTGTGTCCTGGCACTCGATCCATCCTCAGATGGAACCCTGACGGCTCAGGATCAGGCGTCCGTGACCGCGTCGCAGTGCTCGGTTTACTCGGACTCGGCCAGCCCAAGCGGCGTCACCCTGCAGAACCAAGCCACAATCCTCGCCACCAGCATTTGCTCGGCCGGCGGTAGCGCGGTCAGCACGTCGAACTCGCCGCAGCCCGGCCCGAAATCCGGGTGCCCCAGCCTCAAGGATCCGCTGGCCGTCATTGCGCCCCCGAGTTCATCCGGCTGCACGTACACGAACACGGTCGTGACGAGCTCAAGGACGCTATCGCCGTGCACGTACTGCAACGGCCTGAAGGTCACATCTGGTGCGACTGCGACCCTGTCACAGGGCGTCTACATCATCGACACGGGACCGCTCACGGTCGACGGCAACGCAACCCTGACGGGCTCGTATGTGGGGATCTACCTTAAAAACCAGCAGACCACGCTCAACCTGACGGCGGCGAGCACGATCGACCTCACGGCTCCGAAGGATGGCCCAATGTCGGGCCTGCTCTTCTATGAGGACCCGACAGCCCCTCTCCTGCGCGAGCACAGGATCTCCAGCAACGGCGCTCACCAGCTCTTGGGAACGATCTACATGCCGCGTGGCAAGCTGACGGTCGACTCGCACGGAGCTGTGGCCGATCAGTCGGCCTACACCGTGATCGTATCCCGGCAGCTAAAAGTGGCCAGCTCCGCGAACCTGACGATGAACGCCATGTACTCGGCCAGCGACGTCCCGGTTCCGAGCGGCGTCGGCAACATCGGTGGACGCCTGCTGTTAACCCAATGA
- a CDS encoding PAS domain S-box protein, producing MREPDGGAAYAPPDSALFKTALDAIGEAVLVTTPDLDAPGPVILYANPAFSRMTGYTREEVIGRSPRLLQGPETDRTVLDLVRETLLQGAAVQGETVNYRKDGSTYRVEWLITPMRDGSGDLTHWIAVQRDITGLRQIEAALRVSEERFRQFSEASSDLVWMRNAETLQLEYVSPAFERIYKSNREFALADTDINTWLSFVHPEDRDHVMAGVQRARTGVSVTYQFRTADTSDGGSRWIESTAFPLPDAEGRVRRIGGIAKDISEQKANAARLEVMVAELQHRTRNLLAVVRSIAMETMTRTGPTEAFTRQFSDRLSALSRVQGLLSRSEQTPITIRTLIQTELDALGADAVRDRVVLEGPSVRLRKAAVQTLALALHELATNARKYGALSSEAGRLSVSWQTHKTEAGQRRLVLDWVEEGIKGPSTEIGAVVQRGYGRELIEQALPYALRALTSYELGETDLRCRIDLPLS from the coding sequence ATGCGTGAACCTGATGGCGGCGCTGCTTACGCGCCGCCGGATTCCGCTTTGTTCAAGACCGCTCTGGACGCGATCGGCGAGGCGGTACTCGTCACCACACCAGACCTCGATGCGCCCGGGCCGGTGATCCTCTACGCCAATCCCGCCTTCTCCCGCATGACTGGCTACACCCGTGAGGAGGTGATCGGCCGCTCCCCGCGCTTGCTGCAGGGGCCTGAGACCGACCGCACAGTTCTCGACCTCGTCCGTGAGACACTCCTACAAGGCGCCGCCGTTCAGGGCGAGACGGTGAACTACCGCAAGGACGGCAGCACCTATCGCGTCGAGTGGCTGATCACACCCATGCGCGATGGATCTGGCGATCTCACCCATTGGATCGCAGTTCAGCGTGACATCACAGGCTTGCGGCAGATCGAGGCGGCTTTGCGGGTGAGCGAGGAGCGTTTCAGGCAATTCAGCGAGGCTTCGTCGGACTTGGTCTGGATGCGAAATGCTGAGACGCTACAGCTTGAGTATGTAAGCCCTGCGTTCGAGCGGATCTACAAATCCAACCGCGAGTTCGCGCTCGCTGACACCGACATCAACACTTGGCTGTCCTTCGTTCACCCGGAGGACCGGGACCACGTCATGGCCGGTGTACAACGAGCCCGCACTGGCGTCTCGGTCACCTACCAGTTCCGGACAGCTGACACCTCCGACGGCGGCTCGCGCTGGATCGAGAGTACGGCGTTTCCGCTGCCGGACGCTGAAGGTCGCGTGCGGCGCATCGGTGGCATCGCCAAGGACATTTCCGAGCAGAAGGCGAATGCCGCTCGCCTGGAAGTGATGGTCGCCGAATTGCAGCACCGCACCCGCAATCTCCTGGCGGTGGTGCGCTCAATCGCGATGGAGACCATGACACGCACCGGACCAACCGAGGCGTTCACGAGACAGTTCAGCGACAGGCTGTCCGCCCTCTCACGCGTCCAAGGTTTGCTGTCCCGCTCCGAACAGACGCCTATCACCATCCGGACGTTGATCCAGACAGAACTTGACGCGCTCGGCGCTGACGCTGTGCGGGATCGCGTTGTGCTGGAAGGGCCCTCGGTCCGGTTGCGCAAGGCTGCGGTGCAGACCCTCGCGCTCGCCCTACACGAACTCGCGACCAACGCGCGCAAGTACGGGGCCCTGTCCAGCGAAGCTGGTCGGCTCTCGGTATCGTGGCAGACCCATAAGACCGAAGCGGGACAGCGCCGCCTCGTGCTGGACTGGGTCGAGGAGGGCATCAAAGGGCCGAGCACCGAGATCGGCGCCGTGGTGCAACGTGGCTACGGCCGAGAACTGATCGAACAAGCGCTACCCTACGCGCTGCGAGCCCTGACCAGCTACGAACTGGGCGAGACGGACTTGCGTTGCAGGATTGATCTGCCGCTCAGCTGA